Proteins encoded in a region of the Candidatus Omnitrophota bacterium genome:
- a CDS encoding glucose-1-phosphate adenylyltransferase, whose product MKSLLCVVMGGGRGTRLYPLTKVRSKPAVPIFGRYRLIDIPVSNCLNSGFNKIYILTQFNSESLNKHISRTYKLDPFSKGFVDIMAAEQSMDDTNWFQGTADAVRRCLKHFNDPAYKYVLILAGDHMYKMDFRTMLRFHIEKDAQITIACNAVDAKDVDELGIMGTDDNDRINKFVEKPHNADGIRDMMVGARGKEFFLGSMGIYLFNKDALVDILRSSPKAEDFGREIIPSSFSNKRTYAFLFKGYWKDIGTIKSYYDESLALTEDLPPLDMFDEHWLIFSRPRYLPPSKVNDSHMVKSIVAEGAIILSNTTIKHSIIGLRSRIEENSLIEDSIIMGCDYYETLDDVKIKQSKNMPSLGIGKNCVIKNAIIDKNVAIGDGTKILNQKKIKTFDGENYCIRDGIVVIEKNSVIAPGTII is encoded by the coding sequence ATGAAGAGTTTATTATGCGTTGTAATGGGAGGAGGCCGTGGCACGCGGTTATACCCTCTTACAAAAGTCAGGTCAAAACCCGCCGTCCCGATCTTCGGCAGGTACAGATTGATCGATATCCCGGTAAGTAACTGCCTCAACTCCGGGTTCAATAAGATATACATCCTCACACAATTCAACTCCGAATCGCTTAATAAGCATATATCGCGTACCTACAAACTTGATCCGTTTTCAAAGGGTTTTGTAGACATAATGGCTGCAGAGCAGTCTATGGATGATACCAATTGGTTTCAGGGGACAGCCGATGCCGTGAGAAGATGCCTTAAGCACTTCAATGACCCCGCATATAAGTATGTCCTTATTTTGGCCGGCGACCACATGTACAAGATGGACTTCAGGACGATGCTCCGTTTCCACATAGAAAAGGACGCCCAGATCACGATAGCGTGTAATGCCGTCGACGCCAAAGATGTGGATGAGCTGGGCATAATGGGTACAGACGATAATGACAGGATCAATAAATTTGTGGAGAAGCCGCACAATGCAGACGGTATCAGGGATATGATGGTGGGAGCACGCGGCAAAGAGTTTTTTCTTGGCTCTATGGGCATATACCTTTTTAATAAAGATGCCCTCGTAGATATATTGAGGAGCAGCCCAAAAGCGGAGGATTTCGGAAGAGAGATAATACCGAGTTCCTTTTCTAATAAAAGGACATACGCATTTTTATTCAAAGGTTACTGGAAGGATATAGGGACCATAAAGTCATATTATGATGAGTCACTCGCGCTTACTGAGGATCTTCCCCCGCTTGATATGTTTGACGAGCATTGGCTCATATTTTCACGGCCACGATATCTTCCGCCGTCAAAAGTGAACGATTCGCATATGGTCAAAAGTATAGTGGCGGAGGGCGCGATAATACTTTCAAATACGACGATAAAACATTCTATAATAGGCCTTAGAAGCCGGATAGAGGAGAATTCTCTGATAGAAGATTCCATTATCATGGGGTGTGATTACTACGAAACATTGGATGATGTAAAGATAAAGCAGTCAAAGAATATGCCATCTTTAGGCATAGGGAAAAACTGCGTTATAAAGAATGCTATCATAGATAAGAATGTCGCTATAGGCGACGGCACAAAAATCTTGAACCAGAAGAAGATCAAAACGTTTGACGGCGAAAATTACTGCATAAGGGACGGCATCGTTGTTATAGAAAAGAACTCAGTAATAGCGCCGGGAACGATTATTTAA
- the galT gene encoding galactose-1-phosphate uridylyltransferase, translated as MAELRKDPILGRWVIIATERAKRPGSYKIEKAATETDPATCPFCVGHEDMTPPEIYALREYGSQPNKPGWKVRVVPNKYPALGIDVTLQKSGRGMFDMMAGFGAHEVVIETTDHRREAKDQSIEEIKNWIVVLQSRVKDLHNDKRLRYILVFKNKGSVAAGASLSHPHHQLIATPVTIKRVKEELMGAEAYFKLKERCVFCDLIKEETEIGERIVYENDAFIAFCPYASRFPFEIWILPKEHCIDFYDQKVINKVPSLADVMKITLQKLGKALDDPEYNYLIHTAPNRFPRRGYWHTIEEDYHWHIELFPRLVKTAGFEWGSGFYINPTPPEDAAKFMRELKVD; from the coding sequence ATGGCAGAATTGAGAAAAGATCCGATTTTAGGCAGGTGGGTAATAATAGCTACCGAGCGCGCCAAGCGCCCCGGAAGCTATAAAATAGAAAAAGCCGCTACCGAAACAGACCCGGCTACATGCCCTTTTTGCGTAGGCCACGAAGATATGACCCCGCCGGAGATATACGCTTTACGCGAGTACGGTTCCCAGCCCAATAAGCCGGGGTGGAAAGTAAGGGTAGTGCCCAATAAATATCCGGCGTTGGGCATAGATGTGACGCTTCAAAAATCGGGACGGGGCATGTTTGATATGATGGCGGGTTTCGGCGCCCATGAAGTCGTTATAGAGACCACCGATCACAGGAGAGAGGCAAAGGATCAGAGCATAGAAGAGATAAAGAACTGGATCGTCGTGCTGCAGTCACGGGTAAAAGACCTGCATAATGATAAGAGGCTTAGGTATATACTCGTCTTTAAAAATAAAGGTTCCGTAGCGGCGGGTGCCTCGCTTTCTCATCCGCATCATCAGCTTATAGCTACCCCGGTCACGATTAAGCGCGTAAAAGAAGAGTTGATGGGCGCTGAAGCTTACTTCAAGCTTAAGGAAAGGTGCGTATTTTGCGATTTGATAAAAGAAGAGACGGAAATAGGAGAAAGAATAGTGTACGAAAACGACGCGTTTATCGCATTCTGCCCTTATGCGTCGCGCTTTCCCTTTGAAATATGGATACTACCCAAAGAACACTGCATAGATTTTTATGACCAGAAAGTCATAAATAAGGTCCCTTCTCTGGCAGACGTGATGAAGATCACGCTTCAGAAATTGGGGAAGGCGCTTGACGACCCGGAGTACAACTATCTTATACATACGGCGCCCAACAGATTCCCGCGGCGCGGATACTGGCATACCATAGAAGAGGATTACCATTGGCATATAGAACTTTTTCCGCGCTTAGTCAAGACGGCAGGATTTGAATGGGGCTCCGGGTTTTATATCAACCCCACCCCTCCGGAAGACGCGGCAAAATTCATGCGGGAATTAAAAGTAGATTAA